ATTAATAAAAACACACAAAGTAAATTTTACTCCACAAAGAACTCTGCAAGAAGATCTATGTATTCCTCATTTACACCACTTAGGTATTTGCTTACTTTTTTTCCTGTTTGATTTCTGTCTTTTCCAGCAAGAATTATCACAATTTGCTTTTCTGTCCAGACATCTCTTTTAATAAATATCCCCTGCTCCCCTTGGATAACCCTCTCCTGCTCTTCTAAGCTTAGTGCTTGTTGTACATATTTTCCCACTCCATCGTATGCTTTTGGACCCCCAAGGATTATTATAAATCTCGAGCTCTTGAACTTCTCAAACTCCTGAGGTCTTGCTCTAATAACCATTACTCCAAAGCTTTCTAAGGATTTCTTGAGTTCTTTTCCTTTTATCTCCCAATCAATGTCATTTGCAAGTATAACTGTTTGTACAATTGGGGCAAATGTCTTAATGGGTCTAAATTCCGAAGTCCATTCAATCAAGTCCTTTAAGACTTTGAACTCTTTCTTCCCACCAGCTTCAACTTCAAAGGAAACATATGCACTCCTGAATCCGTCTCCTCTATGTTTCTGATCTCTTGTTATTATTGCTCCCATGTAGTCAGTTGAAAGCGCCACTATGTCAATGATATCGGGATTTATTGCTTTCAGCAATCTAATTCTTTCGATAATCTCCTGAGATGCAGTTAAATTGAGCGTTTTAAAACCAACAGGAATTGAAATTTTGTCGTCTAAGATTTTTGAACCAATGATTTTGTCAATCAGTGTGAAATCTAGTGCGGATACGCTTTTTAGATAATTTGAATTCCCAAAAAGCTCTTCTTGAAGTTCGGCAAACTCCTTAATGTCATCTTTAACATCAAGCTTTAAACTCCGAATCCTATCCTTTGCAAACTTTAAGCTTTTAGGAGGCAGCAAATATTGCCATCCAAAAGCAGTTCTTGTCTCATTTGTGAATTCAAGAAGTGAAGTACTCTTGATGATTTCTCTGTTCTTTATTCCGATCTTGGCAGATGAAGGTATAAATGGCAAAATTGAGGGTATCTCCGCTAAGTAGGGCATTCCCAATTCAATTGCTTTCAGCTTTACCTCCTCGATGAAGGGTAAAAGCTCAAGTCCCAAAGCTGTTGCTATACTGCCGTTTTTGTACGCTTCAAATCCTCCAATATGTTTACTCGAACCTAACTTTATGAGTTTGTTGTTAAATACCGTCCCATCATACAAAGTACCGTGGGTCACTATTAGTCCAGCATTGTTTGCTCTAAGATATCTGAGAAGCTTGTATATGTCCTTCATTGAAATTTCCCACTCTTTCATCCACAAGTTAGATAAAATAATCACATCTGGCTTGAACTCTTCTAATGCAGAGGACAGTTCATTGGAAGTTATCACCGCAATGTTGTATTCATCAGCGAGATATTGCCAGTTGTGGAAACTCAGGAAATCGGGGTGTTTACCAAAAGGTCTGAGTATGGAGAGAACATCTTTGTAGTCACTCATGTTATAATGATATCTTTCAAAGGAGAGATTGACCATCAAATCCAAATCCTTGAGATTTTGAACCATTCCCCAAAGTTTTAGGGAAGGATCAACTATAAGTATCTTTTTGCCCCCAGGATTCGGAACAAAATATATCCCTACAGGACTTTCAACAATGTTTCCCTCTTTGTCCTCAATAACTGCCTTGAATTCAACTAAACTTCCTGGAGGTTGAGGGGGTATAGCTACCTTTCCATAAAATGTCGTGAAATTGAATTTCTGGGTTAAGAACCTACTTGTTATTATGTTATACATAGTCTCATTTTCGTTTACCGTAGCTTCTGAAGCATAGAGCCACTTCCAATTTCCTCTGTTTACCCTATAGTAAATTCCCATCTTTACAATTCCAATGTCATCTATACCGTAAAGATAAACTGTATATGAAATATTTGGGGAAACAGTAAGGAATTTTGGATAAAGGTTTCCAACAACTATAACTGGAGGACGTGGATTTTTTACAAGAGCAACAACCTCAGCATGAGTAGGAGGCAAGGCAGTCAATATCATTATCATCAACAAAAATAATGGGATATGTATCCTCCTCATTTTTCATCACCAGTAAAATTGTTTAGACTTCATAGTATTTAGCCTTTTGTTGAGTTAGATTTTTAAGAAAAAGATGGACAAATAATCCAGGTGGAAATATGAAAAAATTCATGACTCTGGTGTTGTCCTCACTCATCCTTATCTTTACCGGCATAGCTTTTGGATCAGTTAATTTGCCTTTTTCTAAGATTTTGGGTACATTCACCCTTGAAAATTTAAAATTGGCAGTATATAACCCCAAGAAACTTGGCACAACTGAGACGATAATACTTCAGATAAGAATGCCCCGTGTGTTACTTGCATATCTTGTGGGACTCAGCCTTGCCTCTGCTGGAACAGCTTCCCAAGCTCTGTTTAAAAATCCTCTTGCAGATCCTTACATATTAGGAATAAGTGGTGGAGCTGCTGTAGGTGCCGCCTTGGCGGCTTTGTATTTTCCAACACACATGGGGGTTTTTGCCCTTATTGGTGCTTTGATCTCAGTTGCTATTGTTTACAATATTTCAAAAGTTGATGACCACATACCGGTGGATACTCTTTTATTGGCAGGAATCGCCTTTGGGTTTTTTGCTCATGCTGTAACTTCGTACCTCCTTTATGTTGGAAGAGAAAGAATCCACATGGCAATTTTCTGGCTCATGGGGACATTCAACGGGGCAACGTGGGATGATGTCAAACTTGTTCTTTTTTCATCTATTGTGGGATTTTCATTTTTGATGCTTAGGTGGAAAGAGTTAAACCTTCTGCTTTTTGGAGAAGAGAGCATAGCACTCGGCTTGGATTTGAACTTCTATCGAAAAATTATAATATTTGTGATCTCCATGCTTACAGCGTTTGCTGTTGCAACAAGCGGAATAATTGGATTTGTTGGACTCATAAGTCCCCATGCCATGCGTTTAGTGTTTGGACCAAACCACAAAAACCTCTTACCAGCAGCAGCTCTCTTTGGAGGGTCATTAATGGTATTTGCAGACTTACTGGCAAGGATAGTACTAAAACCTGCTGAAATACCTGTAGGCATAATAACGGCTCTGTTTGGGGCGCCTTTCTTCATTTACCTCCTTATGAAGCGTAAAAGGGGGGAACTTTATGCTTGAAGTTAATGTTTCATTCTCATATGGTTCACGAAGAATCCTTCATGATGTGGAGTTTTCTGCTCAAAAGAACTCTCTCCTTGCTATCATTGGCCCCAACGGTGCGGGCAAGTCCACTTTGCTGAAGTGCATGGTGGGTATTCTTAAGCCTGAGGGGTATGTGAACTTTAATAACATTAACTTGATTGAGTTAAAACCTAAAGAACGGGCAAAGTTTATCACCTACGTTCCTCAAACCTCTGTTCCGGAATTTGCCTTCACGATTGAAGAGTTTGTTGAAATGGGCACATATGCAACAAGGGGCGATATAAAAGAAGCCCTAAGGAAAGTTGGGATGTGGGAAAGAAGAAAAGAATTTGTGACGAACTTAAGTGGCGGTGAATACCAGCTTGTCCTCATTGCGAGGGCATTGGCTCAAGGAAGCGAGATAATTCTTTTAGACGAGCCTACATCTCACTTGGATATCAACCACGCCCTGCTTGTAATGAACCTCCTAAAGGACATCAAAGAGGAGAAGATAGTTATAGCTGTGATGCATGACCTAAACTTGGCATTACAGTACTCTGATGAAATTATCCTACTAAACAAAGGGAAAGTTGAGTGGAGGGGGAATACAAAAGACCTCAAACCAGAAGTTTTGGAAAGAGTGTATAGTGTCAAAGCCAAGATACTTGAGGTCGAAAGTAAGCCAATAATTCTGGTAGAGATTTAAGGACTTAGTACTTTCAAAAGCTCATGGGAGATTTCTTCTCTTATCTTTTCCCTGTTCCCAACTGTTAGGACATAGAGCTTTCCCCTGTTTTTGAATCTATGCACCCATCTCCTATGCAGAGTTGCCAGCAGAGGCTTTTCACTCCTCAAAGCTTCCTCTATAACCTTTGCAAACTCCTTGCTCTTGAACTCCATCGCACCAATTTCGTCAATTATTATGACATCTGCATTTCGGATGGCCCTTCTTATTGCAGAAACCCCTATTTTGTCTAAATCTTCAACATTCACGACGTACTTTCCAACCCTGGGATAGCCTTCTCCAACCCATGCCAAAATACCCTCCTCGTTAGTATCAAGCGCTCTGATCTTAAATCCAACTCTCTTTCCCTGTTCTCTAACTTCCTGTGTGACCATCCCGCCTATCCTAAAGCCACTTTTTCTGAGATCTTCTGCAATTTTAAGAACAATGGTCGTTTTCCCAACTCCAGGCACTCCCGTTACAAAAATCTTCATGGCACCACCAGACTCTTTTAACATTGCTAAAGATTAAAAAATTGTGGAAATCAAAGATGTGTCAGCCGTTGTTTTCTTCGCCACTCTCATTATGGTGGTCTTCGTGGTGTCCCTCTTCATGATGGTTCTCTTCCTTGTGCTCCTTGCCTTCTCCGTGGTGCTTTTCTTTTTCCTCCCATCTTGCCCTTATGAGCTCTTTTTCACCGTGATACCTTGTTTTTATCATATCTCTAAGCTGAGCTAAAAGTTGCTTAGCTAACTCATAGTCCCCATTATCATATGCTTGTTCTACTTGTTCCAATAGGCTCTTCTCCTCCGTTACATTGAATCCAAGCTCTTCAAGTCTCTCAATTATGTCTTCAAGTTTTTCCAGCTGTATCTTAAGCTTCATAGTTTCATTTTTGTGCATCATTACCTGCATCTCTTCACTGCCCATTTTTATGACGACCTCTGCAAGTGATTTGGCTGCAATGGCAAGTCCGTACGCTTTTCCATATTTCGTTTCATTATATGCCTCTTTAGCTTCTTGGAGATGATCCTTTGCCTTCTCGAGGAGTTTTTCGGCGGCAGGAATAGAGGTGTTTGCAATTAATGATTCAGCAAGGGCTGTTCTGTTCTCTGCAATTTGAATAGCAAGCAAGGCATCTTCTGCGGATATGGTTACATTTTCACAAGTTACATTGGCGTTAAGCTTTTCACGAACTCTTTCCCTGACCTTTTCTGTAATATTCCCTGAGTATGGAGTGTTTATTATAATGACCCCCGTTATGTTTAGCAAATTGAGTATTTGAGTCTGATTTTCAAAATTGTCCTTATCCACATAGATTATGATTGTCCTTCCTGTTATGTTTTCAGCTTTTCTAATTGCCGTTACATCTTCTCCGTAAACGATGACAACTTTAACATTTTTCATCAATTCGGAGTAGTTTTCAAATAGGTACTGAAGTACTGCAAGGTTGGTTTCATATCTGTTTGCTCCCCATCTCCTGACATATGGTATTCCAAGATCTTGGAGGTCACTTAGATATTGATCAACTACAGCATTGGGGCCTCCGATTACAAGAACTAAGTCGGGAGCTCTTGCAACTATCTCCGACGTAACATTTGGATCGTAGATTCCCCACGGTGTTACGACCACAGATGCATTTAGGTACTCAGCAATTTTCTCAGCCAGAGCATGGTCAGCTTCATTATCACTCACTAATATTACTAAATTTAAGCTGGTTGCTGTTTCACTCTGAGCCCTTGATAAGGGTGTTGCACTCGCTAAAACCAAAAACCCAAACAAGAGGGCAAGTATTTTTCTTCCCATCATGCGCTTTCACCTCACTTATTTTTACTAAAAACGTTGTATTTAAGCTTTTTTCACGAAATCGTCAATTAACATTCACGTTTGTTTATAAAAAAGTCCCCATATCACTTTTTGTCCTTTTTATCGTTAACAACCGTTTTTAATCGTTTATTATTGTTTAACCTCGAAAATAATGTTCGTTTTTAGAATTTTAGTGGTTAGCTACAGCAAATCTCAGATATATTCGCCACATCTTTGATTTTTAAATTTATAAAGAACAAAGCTTAAATCGGAAATTTGAGAAGTTCATTAGGTGATGAAAATGAAGCTTAAGTACAAGCCAGAGGAACTTACAAAGCTCCCAAGGAGTGTTGAGTATAAAGATAAGAAAGTTTACCTCATTGATCAGAGGCTTTTACCCCGGGAGTTTAAGGTCATACCTCTAAGCACTGTTGAGCAGGTTGCAAAAGCCATAAAGACAATGCAGGTGAGAGGTGCTCCAGCTATAGGAGCAGCTGCTGCTTTTGGTTTAGCCTTATATGCCGAGAGGAACAAGGCAGAAACAAAGGACAAGTTTTTTGATGGGTTTTACAGGGCATATGAGATCCTGAAAAACACCCGTCCAACAGCGGTGAACCTCTTCTGGGCATTGAATAGAATAAAAAAACTTGTCGAAGAACATAGAGAGGACAGCTTAGCTGAAATAAAGCGTTTGATAGTCAGGGAAGCTCAGAAAATAGCGGATGAAGATGTTGAAGCAAACCTAAGGATGGGACACATTGGAGCTGAAATTCTGCCAGAGGGAAATGTACTAACTCATTGTAACGCCGGAAGCTTGGCAACTGTTCATCTCGGCACTGTTGGTGCTGTTCTAAGAGTTATGCACAAAGAAGGAAAGCTCAACTTACTGTGGGTTGACGAGACAAGACCGGTTTTGCAAGGTGCTCGCTTATCTGCGTGGGAGTATCACTATGATGGTATCCCACTCAAGCTCATTGCCGATAATATGGCTGGCTTTGTGATGCAGCAGGGGAAGGTCGATGCCATAATTGTTGGTGCCGATAGAATCGTTGCAAACGGCGACTTTGCAAATAAGATTGGAACTTATACTTTGGCTGTATTAGCTAAGGAGCACGGGATTCCATTCTTCACAGTTGCACCGCTATCAACAATTGACATGAGCCTTAAGAGCGGCAAGGAGATACCAATTGAAGAGCGCAGCAGGGAGGAAGTGCTGACATGCGGCGGCTGTAAGATCGCTCCAGACGTTGATGTCTACAACCCAGCTTTTGATATTACGCCTCACAAGTATCTGACGGCAATAATAACAGACAGAGGCGTTGTTTATCCTCCATTTGAGAGGAACTTAAAGAAGTTGTTTGAGTAATCTTTTCTATTCATAAAATTTTATAAACCTTTTAGATTAGTAATTCTTGGTGATGTGATGAAAAAACACTTCATAGCCTTGATGCTCCTTCTGATGATTAGCATTGCATCTGCACAGACAAACAATTTGATGTGGATCACCCAAATTGAAGGTAGACCTGTTTATTTTGCCTCTTCGGACAGTAGTATCGTTATTGGGAGCTTTATTTACAATGGAAGCTGGACAAGCTGAGTTTACATGATTAAAAATGGGATCATCCTTTGGAGCAATGAATATGAAGGCAGAAGGATAACTGGAATCCTTATGAGTGGTGAGTTGGTTTACATTGCTCTACCCAATTCCGTGGAGATTTTTGACTCAAGTGGAAACTTTGTCGGAAACTTCACTCCAAAGGGTAGAATTCTGGGTATTCAAAAAACTATCAAAGGGGTCGTGGTAAGGACATCTACGGGTTTCTACGTCCTTAATGGGAGCAGAGTCATTGAAAAGCATGAGGTGGGAGTTCCAGTTGCATACGTAAATCTTGAGCAGAAAAAACTCCTTAGTCTTACATCATATACCCCAAAACTCACCTGTTATGATTTGAATGGAAATAAGCTCTGGGAAAGAAACTTTTCAAAGAACAGAATCCTTACGATTGTTGCTGACGAAAACGGCATAGCAGTCAGTCATGGGCATGCCAAAGAAGAGCTAGCTTATGGGTATATTCAGATTGGCTACGTTAGCTACATGAACTGGGAGGGTGATCTCATATGGACGCAGAAGATAAAAGCAGAAATTGCTGGTTGGGCGCGCTTCTTAGCAATGGACAATGAAAGAATTTTAGCTGGTGCTGGTGTTGTTCACTTGCTTGACAGGAAAAACGGAAAAATCATCACTAGGATTGAAACACACGAAGACAGTGCAAGGGTGTTCTTAAAAAACGGTGTTGGTGTTTTAATAACCCAGAATATGTGGAGGAACTATGGGCTTGTTTATCTGCTTAAGGAGGATAATGGACGGGTCTTGTGGAGTTTAAAAACCGATCCGATACTTGGAGGATACTTTGATGGCAGATACATATATGTCGGCGTTCCAGTTGAAGAGAAAAGGAGTGAAGTTAGGGTATATTCCGTAGAAGAATACATTCCAAAACGCCAAACCATTTTACCATCTCAAATGAACTTCCAAGGAGAAGATTATTGGTTTAAGAAAGAGCTTCTCGCAGTAGCTTTTGTCCTGATTCTAATCATCTTTCTGATAAAGAGAAAAAGAGGTTAAAAATTAAAAACGATTCAGCATAATTTCCCATGGTGATGCTCATGCAGTTCTTCAGCTTAAAGACGAGGATAGTCTTAGGAGAAGGAAGCTTAAGCTACATAAAGAGCGTTGCAAAAAAGCACAGCAGAGTTTTAATATTCTCAAGCAAATCAATGAGGGTTCACGGGTTTTTAAATGAGGCAATGAACTATGTGGAAGATGCAAATGCAGAGGTTGAAGCAATAACCGGAGTTCCAGCAGAGCCGAGCTATGAATACGTCGAAAGTATAATGCCAAAGGTCAGAGAGTTCCAGCCCGATTTGATCATTGCCCTTGGTGGGGGGAGTGTAATTGACGTGGCAAAGGCAGTTAAGGTTTTCTATGATGCCCCAGAGCTTAAGTTTGAGGAGGTAGCTTTTATCAGCCGCTTCGAGAAGCCAAAGCCGATCCCTAAGCTCAAGACTCCGTTAATAGCAATCCCTTCAACGAGCGGAGCCGGGAGTGAGGTTTCAGCAGCAAGCGTTCTTAAAAAAGGAGATATCAAATACAACTTGGTAAACTTTGAAATTGCTCCAGAGTTTGCAATTCTCGATCCAAGGTTGCCGAGGACAATGCCAAAAGAAGTTGCGAGGAACTCTGGTTTAGATGTTCTGGTTCACGGAATTGAGGCTTATACAACAACCGCAGCGACACCCTTCAGCGATGCAATGGCGATCAAAGCCATAAAGCTCGTCTACAAGTGGTTACCGCTCTCAGTTCAAGGTGATGAAAAGGCAAGAGAAAATGTCCACTACGCAGCGACAATGGCTGGAATAGCTTTTCTTAATGCCCGTTTAGGATTGTGCCACAGCTTAAGCCATAAAGCAGCTTGGATTGCTCCTCACGGCTTATTAAATGCAATATT
Above is a genomic segment from Thermococcus sp. SY098 containing:
- a CDS encoding ABC transporter ATP-binding protein; the encoded protein is MLEVNVSFSYGSRRILHDVEFSAQKNSLLAIIGPNGAGKSTLLKCMVGILKPEGYVNFNNINLIELKPKERAKFITYVPQTSVPEFAFTIEEFVEMGTYATRGDIKEALRKVGMWERRKEFVTNLSGGEYQLVLIARALAQGSEIILLDEPTSHLDINHALLVMNLLKDIKEEKIVIAVMHDLNLALQYSDEIILLNKGKVEWRGNTKDLKPEVLERVYSVKAKILEVESKPIILVEI
- a CDS encoding NTPase; protein product: MKIFVTGVPGVGKTTIVLKIAEDLRKSGFRIGGMVTQEVREQGKRVGFKIRALDTNEEGILAWVGEGYPRVGKYVVNVEDLDKIGVSAIRRAIRNADVIIIDEIGAMEFKSKEFAKVIEEALRSEKPLLATLHRRWVHRFKNRGKLYVLTVGNREKIREEISHELLKVLSP
- a CDS encoding FecCD family ABC transporter permease, which produces MKKFMTLVLSSLILIFTGIAFGSVNLPFSKILGTFTLENLKLAVYNPKKLGTTETIILQIRMPRVLLAYLVGLSLASAGTASQALFKNPLADPYILGISGGAAVGAALAALYFPTHMGVFALIGALISVAIVYNISKVDDHIPVDTLLLAGIAFGFFAHAVTSYLLYVGRERIHMAIFWLMGTFNGATWDDVKLVLFSSIVGFSFLMLRWKELNLLLFGEESIALGLDLNFYRKIIIFVISMLTAFAVATSGIIGFVGLISPHAMRLVFGPNHKNLLPAAALFGGSLMVFADLLARIVLKPAEIPVGIITALFGAPFFIYLLMKRKRGELYA
- the mtnA gene encoding S-methyl-5-thioribose-1-phosphate isomerase, with the protein product MKLKYKPEELTKLPRSVEYKDKKVYLIDQRLLPREFKVIPLSTVEQVAKAIKTMQVRGAPAIGAAAAFGLALYAERNKAETKDKFFDGFYRAYEILKNTRPTAVNLFWALNRIKKLVEEHREDSLAEIKRLIVREAQKIADEDVEANLRMGHIGAEILPEGNVLTHCNAGSLATVHLGTVGAVLRVMHKEGKLNLLWVDETRPVLQGARLSAWEYHYDGIPLKLIADNMAGFVMQQGKVDAIIVGADRIVANGDFANKIGTYTLAVLAKEHGIPFFTVAPLSTIDMSLKSGKEIPIEERSREEVLTCGGCKIAPDVDVYNPAFDITPHKYLTAIITDRGVVYPPFERNLKKLFE
- a CDS encoding iron-containing alcohol dehydrogenase, whose protein sequence is MQFFSLKTRIVLGEGSLSYIKSVAKKHSRVLIFSSKSMRVHGFLNEAMNYVEDANAEVEAITGVPAEPSYEYVESIMPKVREFQPDLIIALGGGSVIDVAKAVKVFYDAPELKFEEVAFISRFEKPKPIPKLKTPLIAIPSTSGAGSEVSAASVLKKGDIKYNLVNFEIAPEFAILDPRLPRTMPKEVARNSGLDVLVHGIEAYTTTAATPFSDAMAIKAIKLVYKWLPLSVQGDEKARENVHYAATMAGIAFLNARLGLCHSLSHKAAWIAPHGLLNAIFLPHVMEFNMRSEYARKRYAEIARELNLRTAQELIEVIKEFNEMLGVPKLSELVSEEEFLSKLDEMSEKAYHDPLINFNPVEPSAEEIKELYEKAFYD